The region AGATTTTCAACGGCTACTACCAGTTGCACGCCCCCGAAATCTACACGCTCGATTCTATCAAGAAGGATGCAAGGTTCGTTTCGATCCGTTCCGGCGAAAAGAAGGAACCCATTATCCACATTCCTGAATCCGAAGTCGTCGTGGGAATCGGCAAGAAGAATAACGACAAGCTCAAGAAAGGCGACCTGATCGAAATCATGGACGCAAAGCCCATCGAAGTTCCCGCCGCAAAGGGACACGGCTTTGCGAAGTACGCCCTGCTTCGCTTGAGTGGCATAGCAAAGATTACCGCCATTGGTGACACCCTTTCCAGGGCAAAGATCGTCACCAGCTTCCGCGAAATCAAGATCAACCAGTCAAAGGCAAGAATGAAGCAGCCCCTGAAATCGATCAACGTTTCAGGATACACGGCTGATTCCGTTGCCCGTATGGATTCTCTTGCCATGATCCGTTACGCCATGGACCCGATGCTTATCATCGGTACGTATTCCTACGTGCTGGTCGACAAAGGCGCCGCCCAGGGCTACAACACGGGTGATGCAGTCGCCATCTGGGAAGAAGACCGCACCGACGCTACGCTTCCTCCGCGCCTTCTGGGCCGTGGAGTCATTGCACGCGCCGGAGACAACGAATCGTCCGTCCTCATTCGCGAGCTCTATTCCAACAGCCGTCGCATTGAAGTCGGCCATAAAGTTTCGGTCACGCACCGAGCCAACATCGTAAAGTAACCCAATCCCTTGGTGATGGGCAATTCCGAAGTAAGGACCGGCAATGCAGGTTTCGCGAAATAATCTGCTATTCGTCCTTCTGTTTGCCGGCGGGATTGTCCTTCCTACGGCCATTTTGTCGATTCTTTCGTTCAGGAATATCCAGAACGAAATTTTTCTGGCGCAAAAGAATTTCGACGAGAACCTTTCTTCGTTCCAGAGCGAAGTTTCAGACGCCATAGACAAAGAACTTTCGAAGATATACCAGGAAACCAAGGCCGCCTCCCTGTTTCTTTACGAACAGCCGCAGGGGCTTCTCGATTTCGGGCATGCCACCGAATTCAAGTCCGTCGAAGGAATCGAGGCCATTTTCCTATTCAACAAGGGCAAACTGGTCTACCCGGACCTGTCTTCGCGAAACTTTTTCAAGTCGCCCGATTTTCCTTCCGGAACAGCCACCATCCAAGACAAGGTGCTTTTCCAAGAAGAGAGACGGGGACTCAAGGACAGC is a window of uncultured Fibrobacter sp. DNA encoding:
- a CDS encoding LysM peptidoglycan-binding domain-containing protein, with translation MRLLKCASICLGLSALIASAYIVKEGDTLWDLSDEFLKDPFAWPDLWENNRHIQDPHWIYPGDSIYLGDSIQEGNVIQVERNKYPCNAAVSDSALPKGKGYSVTNAGCDNGDERNSDFESMLGNLRDKDKNNKKKPKVQDAYYYQQRPAPKIFNGYYQLHAPEIYTLDSIKKDARFVSIRSGEKKEPIIHIPESEVVVGIGKKNNDKLKKGDLIEIMDAKPIEVPAAKGHGFAKYALLRLSGIAKITAIGDTLSRAKIVTSFREIKINQSKARMKQPLKSINVSGYTADSVARMDSLAMIRYAMDPMLIIGTYSYVLVDKGAAQGYNTGDAVAIWEEDRTDATLPPRLLGRGVIARAGDNESSVLIRELYSNSRRIEVGHKVSVTHRANIVK